The following is a genomic window from Chania multitudinisentens RB-25.
AATGTAGTAACGATTTTGGTTCTTCTGAGCCGTCTGGACATGTCTTACTCCGTTGACTGGTAAAGCAAATTATTGGTGCTACTAAATGTTAGGATAACGAAACTGAGCGTGAACAACCACTTTAGTCTGCCGATGTTTCACCCAGATTATCCGTATGTGCATGTTGACACAGTACAACTTATAATTTCGCCGTTCTTACATCCTGCTTTGAGCGGCGGTTTTTACATCAATTACGAATCAAAACTATTAGAAATGAACGCGCCCTTATCAAAGCGCGATTCTTTCAACGCTTCCTTGACCCGCTTCAAGTTATCTCTGAATTTAGCGCCTCTGCGCAAGGTAAATCCGGTTGCCAAAACGTCGATGAGCGTTAACTGGGCAATTCGTGACACCATTGGCATATAAACATCGGTATCTTCCGGTACATCAAGCAACAAAGCGAGGGTCGCTTCTTTGGCCAACGGAGTATCACGTGAGGTGATGGCGATGACGGTTGCGTCGTTTTCACGCGCCAGATGAGCCATTTCCACCAGGTTCTTGGTTCGCCCGGTGTGTGAGATCAACACCACAACGTCACCTTCCCCTGAATTCATGCAGCTCATGCGCTGCATCACGATATCGTCGAAGTACACTACCGGAATATTGAAACGGAAAAACTTGTTCATGGCGTCGTGCGCAACGGCGGCGGAAGCGCCTAAACCGAAGAAAGAGATTTTTTTTGCCTGGGTCAGCAGATCAACCGCACGATTGATTGCGGTAATATCGAGGTTTGCCTTTACTGTATCCAGGCTGGCCATCACGGATTCAAAGATTTTGCTGGTGTAGGCATCAACGCTGTCATCTTCTTCCACGTTACGGTTTACGTAAGGTGTGCCATTAGCCAGGCTTTGCGCCAAGTGCAGTTTAAAATCGGGGAACCCTTTGGTATCCAGGCGGCGACAGAAACGGTTGACGGTGGGTTCACTGACATCGGCCATTTTAGCCAGTGTGGCGATGCTTGAGTGAATGGCGGTTTGTGGGGAGGCGAGGATCACCTCGGCGACTTTTCTTTCAGATTTGCTCAGGAGCTCCAGATGGTTCTGGATTTTTTCCAGCGTATTCATATAACGGGAGTCACTCATGGTTTTATACCCATTATTCATAGGGTATGACGATTTCATTCAAAGGAGAAATCAATGCCAGTTTAGTGAAAATATACTACGTGCTGGTAACCGTTGGCAGTGGTCGGCAGGAGATAAGCTGGCTTTTTTCACCAGAATATGACCTGTGTCTAAGTTTCATAATGGTAAAAG
Proteins encoded in this region:
- a CDS encoding MurR/RpiR family transcriptional regulator → MNTLEKIQNHLELLSKSERKVAEVILASPQTAIHSSIATLAKMADVSEPTVNRFCRRLDTKGFPDFKLHLAQSLANGTPYVNRNVEEDDSVDAYTSKIFESVMASLDTVKANLDITAINRAVDLLTQAKKISFFGLGASAAVAHDAMNKFFRFNIPVVYFDDIVMQRMSCMNSGEGDVVVLISHTGRTKNLVEMAHLARENDATVIAITSRDTPLAKEATLALLLDVPEDTDVYMPMVSRIAQLTLIDVLATGFTLRRGAKFRDNLKRVKEALKESRFDKGAFISNSFDS